Part of the Thunnus maccoyii chromosome 17, fThuMac1.1, whole genome shotgun sequence genome, GCTCCTTACCAACATAGCGTAGTCCTTGGTGTTGTACAAGTACATACGGAGAGCTGGGTTGTTAGAGTAGGGCtccaaaacatgtttgattgGTGTAACGGCCGGTGACACAAAAAGAGAATTCACTGGTTTACCTACAGAACAAGCAAGTGAGAATTATATATCTCTATGAGAAAGTGTGTAATAATACAAGAGGAAAATAGAGAATAATTCTATTTGACAAAATGGTGAGTGTACTCAGGTTGTAAATGTGTGTCCTGAATCACTTTCCATCTAGCTTCattaaaaaaggttttcaaCTGCCTGTCAGCAGATCTATTTTGTTGATCTTGTTAATATGATTAATTTACAGTGCGGCCAGATTAGGAACAAAAAGTAATCTGGATTTGACTAACACAAGCAATTTCTTACCCGCTGTTGTTGCCTGGTACATCTGGAAAAGCTAGTCAACGTGCATTTGACAGATTACTTGTACAAAACCAAATTTTTTTTAGAAGTTCTTGTATGGTTTTGATCAATTATCTATCTATTATCTATTACTGAAATCGCTCTGTCGGTAGTTATGAATGTTCTCAGAACTGagaattatattaaataaactgtGAATTCTTTTACAAAACTCTTTTAATCTGTTTACATCTGGACTGGTGCAGAATTCATTTGTTTCCTATCAGTCAGACTGCAGTGCTTTTGTCACAGTCCAAATGTTTTCATCTGAAAGACTAAACAGTCCAAATGGAGCGCCACAAGGCTCAAATCTAGGTCCTCtactttttactttatatttgttAATTCTAGGGGGTATCATTTGTAATTACAATGTTGATTTTCAgtgctatgcagatgacatgcAAATTTATGATTACTGCTAGAGCAGCATTTTTAGTAATTACATTGTaagcctgcttttgtctttACTTTATCTGTAATTCATCATCTTGGAGATTTTctctgcaacatttttttttacttcccaCTTTACACTGTAGGTTGTAAATCTATTCTATTTTGgtgttattctgtattttcacAAATTTGCTTCATAAATAGATGAAGATAAATTCTCCAGAGCCATGACAGAGTTTCATATGTATCTACACAAGAGTCACACCAGGGACATGTTATCATAGCTTAGCATAGTTACTCTTTGTTGTGAgtataacacagagacacagcaaGAGAAAGGGTAATTGGAGGAGGCCATTTTGATATATAATTTCTACTTAAGTGTTGTGTCCACTTCAGATGGTAAAATCAAGTTTGATTGGACATGATCAAGATTACATTAACCAAATTTTTGTACAGGATTGAAGAATTACAGCTTGTGATTGTACCTTTCTGGTCCAGCAGCACCATGATGCTGTCTCGATGGGTGTGGCCATAGAAATGTCCAGCAACAACATGACTGTACTCCCTAAAGATGCTGACCAGCCTCTCGTTGTGGATCTCTCTCATAGCAGTGATGTTTCTGGCAAAGGGCAGGTAACCCACTGGGACATGGGCTATGATGTAGACCTAGAGCAAAGAGgaagacacatttaaatctcAGCAGCTCTTTTGGGCAAACAGAAGTAAAACTTTCAGGATTACTGACAATGACAAACAGTGGAGGGGTGTGGACACTTACTTAGCCTTTTGATTTATATGCGAGAAAAAAACTATTGTTTAAAGATCTCGAGTTAtgatcatttatttgacaatgaTATACTGACACATGCAGCACTTTAAGGCAAGTCAAAGGTCAGGATTTAGGACATAAAGACAGAAATTTTGATACCTTCTCCAGGCTCTGAGCAGCACTCTCCAGAGTTTTCTCCAGCCATTCAAACTGTCCAGCAGGGTCAGTCATGTTaactgtgactttattaggaCTGTAGTAGAGGATCGTATTGAGACTAACTACCCGCAAACCAGGTTTTACCAGCTGAGAGTAGAAACCGCCTGTAGATATGGAACACAGCACAATATAAAGCTTGATGCTGACATGATGATAACCTTAGATTATGTCAGCACAACATGCTACATGCTAAGCATTAGAATATTACACCAACATACTGAATACCTAAGATGGTAAATGTTACATGCTAAATATCAACATGCTAACAAACAATAGTTCTTATGTATACTATTTGTATAAATGTATACTATTTGTAGGcctaacatgctaacattagcatacaGCTCAAACCTGACAAAGTACCAATTATGAAAGTTATACCaagttaaacaaagataaaactgacaAGTGTCAGGATGTGCTACAACTTGCCTTATGTTAATGACTCTACATGTCACAAATATACTAATTAACCCATTTGCATCAAAGTTCGATATTGTACTGAATGTGTTCTATCATGAATAGTAATTCATACGCAAAATCAGCAACATGACCAGATAAAATATCCGCCACACATGACTGGTTTTCCCCCTTCCTCATTTCTTGATGCTGGAATTTCACAGTTTGCAGAAGTCTGTGCTAAATTACTGTATATCCTGTATGTCACATAATTTTGGAATCACAGTAATcagtcacattttttaaataatccaGCTGCAATGTGGCAAAGTTTAGGAGGCTTAAAGGgcacatattatgctttttttgtggttttcttttatttatattttgttatgatgtcagatgtctatgttaaacatggtaaaagttctaaaacttgaggtcaatgtatgtaaaaatgctcccttcaagtcaaaagccaggagttcagcctgctctgaaggctttatttgcaaagttacctctacttcctccttgtgattATGTCATGCATGGCCATAagccagaatataaatatagagctggaaatatgcataatatgtcccctttaaactaATTTGACAGAAGCACCCTGACACTGCTGGTAGCTGACATAGTAACACGTCACCTTGTGAAAGCGTGAGCAGAGCTTCAGTCTGCAGCCAGGGTGCCCACAGCTGGGCAGCAGCCTTGTAGATGGCATTAGTGGAGGTCATCATCTGGTCCTAAAAGCAATGGTTCAAATATGTAACTGTGTCTCAGATACAAACAGTTTTCATCTAGCAGCATGTTACGTGGCAAGATGCTCTTTACAAACGTGAGAAGCAGGCATACAATAGCAttcataattaaataaattccCAGAATTATAATGCGTTCTTAATATTCAATCGTTTCAAAATTAGAGCAATCTACTTGATATTAGAGTTTGACTGATATCAGTTTGCAAATATTGCCATTTCATTAAAGTCAGTCATTTAGTTGGTGTCATCCACTATCATGACTGAGGCTCTATTCAAACAACCACTAgtcagtatttttacttttggtaTTAATGTCATATGATCAAATGCTGCATTTACAGGCTCAGCAAAAATAACAatctcatatacagtatatctcaaATACTATTAATATAGTATATTCATGAATATTGTTACAAAATGTCACCCAACCACCTGAAtatgtcaaactgtttttgaCTGAGAGTCTGTATATAAGAAAAGCTTCCCTCCGTCCCTTATTCCTGTAAAAGACGGCAGTAAAGAGTCATGCTAAGGTCAAGCTGTCATATCATGTGCTACACCCTACAGTCATTTGTCTTACGTATACGTCATCCTTTTCTTCAGCAAAGCTTGAGACACTGCATGCTGTTGTAACAGTATGTGAGGAAAGTACCTGTGGCCAGTAGTCATGGTTTCCCAGAGCCGGATAGACAGTCATGTTTGGAAAGTGTTGTCTGATGCTCTGAGTCATATTACTGATGACCTGGATCACTGTTTCTGTAGAAAGCTCATCCACAGGCACATGTGGTGGACTGTCACTgggggagaagagaaaaaagatgcAATATTACCAACCCAAGCAAATTTAACCACATACTGTAGGTAAATAGTATGAATATTGTACGTTTATTTTAATACCTTCAGAATCAAGACAATGCAGTTGTTTTAGTAGTAGGAGGTAGTGACTAGCTGCAGGTGAATGGCATTTACAGTACAATGAATGTTCTAAATTCTTGTTCCAGTTGttaattttactgtatttctattCACATGCTGCTTAATAACAAGAGAGTGTAAGAGAAGGGGTTAACATCTGAAACTAGCATAATGTTAATGCAAACTCAGTGCATTTTATAGCTGCTTTGCATAGTTTCAGATTTTGGGAAGtacatttgtttgcttttttgccGAGAGTCTgggggagaagagaaaaaagatgcAATATTACCAACCCAAGCAAATTTAACCACATACTGTAGGTAAATAGTAtgaatattgtacatttattttaatacctTCAGAATCAAGACAATGCAGTTGTTTTAGTAGTAGGAGGTAGTGACTAGCTGCAGGTGAATGGCATTTACAGTACAATGAATGTTCTAAATTCTTGTTCCAGTTGttaattttactgtatttctattCACTTGCAGTAATTGACTTGCTAATTACATCATGATCTGAgcagcttttgttgttttcatggttttctCTGCTTCACTCTACAACTGTCtgcctttatttgttttttgaaacaCCTAAAACAGTTGAAAAAAGATACAAATAAACGAGTAGAAGAAGGACATGGACAACATGCTGCTTAATAACAAGAGAGTGTAAGAGAAGGGGTTAACATCTGAAACTAGCATAATGTTAATGCAAACTCAGTGCATTTTATAGCTGCTTTGCATAGTTTCAGATTTTGGGAAGTacacttgtttgctttcttgccgagagtcAGATGAGAGGAAGATAAATCTTTCATGCCTGTGTGTACAGAGGGAAACATataacctggctctgtccaaagttcaaaaatacatctaccaacacctctaaagctcatctGTACACaaccagaaatgtaaaaacagctaCTAACAATacttaacacacaaacaggagagtgatatcaatcttctcatccaaATATACGCAAGAAAGCtaataaatgtactttccaaATTGTCAGATTATTCCTTTATACGTGACTTTGAAGGTAGAGAAACAGCAGTAACTCATAGGTTATAGTCACAGAGTAGCTTAGTTACTCAACCACAAGTCAGCTGTACCAGTAGAAACCAGGAAAACCCTGATTTTTTAACACCACTGTATTTCCTGTTCATAAAATCACAGTTGTAGACAGTTTTTTTATACTCTCGGTAGAGCTGAACTGTCCAATATTACAGACATGATGTGAATTCCCCTCCACAATGGACTTCCCCTTTAAGTCTAAAGGCAAACTCGTGCTACAAAACCCAATAACAATAGAATAACTTACTTACTGTGCAAGCAAAAATCTGCTTGCACAGCAACTTAATCTTCTCCCCCAGGGAGTCTTTTCAAGTTTTAAGTGGCAAGGCGTTCTTCTAACCACATTTAATAAGCCTGTGAATTCCTGGCTTAGTTGATTAGCTTCAGATTAATAGAGAGCTGTATAGAAGTACCACTGCTGCGACTGATGCTTACAGCTACGATTACACTTACACAGTAATGAACATTATAGTTTCCACTTCCCACAGAGAATGTAGCAGCTCTTTAAAGGCAAGTGGATAACTCTTACTCGTCTTTCAAGACCTGGTGATTCAGTGATCAAGTGAGTCCTCAGGACTTTATTCACTTGTGACTGTCGGTCTTGTGCCCACTCCATCTCTAATGATGGCAACCTGCTAAGTACTAAAATATGCAAAGAACTTCAAGTATGATTAAAGGCAGAGCATCAAATCCAGAATTATAAGACTTATTTTATCAATTCCTTACCGAAATCATCATTAGCAGACTGCTTCTAAAGAGCAGAACTCACTCATTTCTGGTACTGCAGCAACGATGCAATCTACTCCCTGCCATTCATATACTTTATTATAGTTTATTATAGTTAAtagcaacaattaatcaatagtGGGAACaatcattagttacagccctaagCCCACTAACTTCTGAGATTGTGCATATACAAATTAAGACAATTCTGTTATTATGAACATTTCATGGATAAGATCCATTGGATATTAACCCAAAAACCACAAGGATGACTATAAAGTAAACTGAAATCATGAAGTTATCATGCTCAGCAGACTTAAAAGAGGGAAGTGACACTTCTGCTTGCTGatactcacaaaaaacacacagtactgTACTGTGCTTTACTGAACCTCAGTGACTATTACATACATTCAGTctcctaaaacaaacaaattcatCACCTCATCCCCTAATCTCATATACTGAGACTtaaggtgtgttcagatgtgaATTTTAGAGGCAGTGCGAAGAAACAAGTGGACTCA contains:
- the smpdl3a gene encoding acid sphingomyelinase-like phosphodiesterase 3a, producing MNTHIMVQLRCFVVLLCCAAPLAAAPTGGAYLPGSGRFWHITDLHLDPTYHLAQDPTKVCFSSKGAPATHAGVYGDFLCDSPYSLIQSAFKHMAELTQPQDFIIWTGDSPPHVPVDELSTETVIQVISNMTQSIRQHFPNMTVYPALGNHDYWPQDQMMTSTNAIYKAAAQLWAPWLQTEALLTLSQGGFYSQLVKPGLRVVSLNTILYYSPNKVTVNMTDPAGQFEWLEKTLESAAQSLEKVYIIAHVPVGYLPFARNITAMREIHNERLVSIFREYSHVVAGHFYGHTHRDSIMVLLDQKGKPVNSLFVSPAVTPIKHVLEPYSNNPALRMYLYNTKDYAMLDIWQYYLNLTEANEKQRSDWRLEYIMTEAFGLTDLQPQSLLQLGLSFRLPQTKAFDKYFSHYMVSYNSTITCEGDCKVIQVCSVLYLDQLSYSKCVAKGE